The following are from one region of the Biomphalaria glabrata chromosome 4, xgBioGlab47.1, whole genome shotgun sequence genome:
- the LOC106073224 gene encoding elongation factor Tu, mitochondrial-like, translated as MLSNMAVYLVRPFFGIAANSSCNSFKSPLLFKAAKHVFDVPCQSFTLCSRLLAAPATGKKVFVRDKPHLNIGTIGHVDHGKTTLTAAITKVLASENKASFKAYSDIDNAPEERKRGITINAATVEYETDTRHYGHVDCPGHADYIKNMITGTTQMDGAILVVAATDGTMPQTREHLLLSKQIGIKRLVIFINKADAADKEMQELVEMEIRELLTEFGYDGNATPIITGSALKALEGADPELGEKKIKELLQAIDTHIETPVRDLDKPFFMPIDGTFSIPGRGTVVSGRIERGVVKKGDECEIMGYDKKWKTSITGIEMFKKSLDRGEAGDQLGALIRNIKREEMRRGLCMGKPGTMTMHNRFEAQVYMLSKDEGGKNRPVTPFCQVIAFCNTWSQPALIEIPDKDLLMPGEDGKVICNMYKKMVLEKNQRFTIRDGSVTLGYGVISNVLADRDPEELEKTRKTIKKQKKIAEEQSNA; from the exons ATGCTATCAAACATGGCTGTTTACTTAGTTCGACCTTTCTTTGGAATTGCTGCTAATTCTTCGTGTAATTCATTTAAAAGTCCTTTACTTTTCAAAGCAGCAAAGCATGTATTTGACGTCCCTTGTcaaagttttactttgtgtagtcGACTTCTAGCTGCTCCCGCTactggtaaaaaagtttttgtcaGAGATAAACCACATCTTAACATCGGGACAATAGGTCATGTTGATCACGGCAAAACAACGCTTACTGCAGCTATCACTAAGGTATTGGCAAGTGAAAACAAGGCATCATTCAAAGCGTATTCAGACATTGACAATGCTccagaagagagaaaaagaggaaTTACAATCAATGCTGCAACAGTAGAATATGAAACGGACACAAGGCACTATGGCCATGTTGATTGTCCTGGGCATGCTGATTACATCAAGAACATGATTACAGGTACAACACAAATGGATGGTGCTATTCTTGTTGTTGCTGCTACTGATGGTACAATGCCTCAGACAAGGGAACATCTCCTTCTTTCTAAGCAAATTGGTATCAAAAGATTGGTTATTTTCATTAACAAAGCAGATGCAGCTGACAAAGAAATGCAAGAGTTGGTAGAAATGGAGATAAGAGAACTATTGACAGAGTTTGGATATGATGGTAATGCAACACCAATAATAACTGGGTCTGCTTTAAAAGCACTAGAAGGTGCAGACCCAGAGCTTGGTGAAAAGAAGATCAAAGAGCTTTTGCAGGCTATTGATACACACATTGAAACACCTGTTAGAGATTTAGATAAACCATTTTTTATGCCAATTGATGGAACCTTTAGTATTCCAGGAAGAGGAACTGTTGTGTCTGGAAGGATAGAGAGAGGAGTGGTGAAAAAAGGTGATGAATGTGAAATCATGGGATATGATAAAAAATGGAAAACAAGTATTACAGGCATAGAAATGTTCAAAAAAAGTTTAGATAGAGGAGAAGCTGGTGATCAATTAGGAGCTCTAATTAGGAATATAAAAAGAGAAGAGATGAGACGAGGACTCTGTATGGGTAAACCTGGAACAATGACTATGCACAACCGATTTGAAGCTCAGGTTTACATGCTATCAaag gatgAAGGTGGAAAAAACAGACCGGTTACACCATTTTGTCAAGTGATAGCTTTCTGTAATACCTGGTCTCAGCCTGCTTTAATTGAAATTCCTGATAAAGATTTACTGATGCCTGGTGAAGATGGAAAAGTAATTTGTAACATGTACAAGAAAATGGTTCTTGAAAAGAATCAACGTTTTACCATAAGAGACGGCAGTGTCACACTTGGGT